The Pristiophorus japonicus isolate sPriJap1 chromosome 3, sPriJap1.hap1, whole genome shotgun sequence genome has a segment encoding these proteins:
- the LOC139259874 gene encoding interferon-inducible double-stranded RNA-dependent protein kinase activator A homolog A-like produces the protein MSEERFTAASKRSSGGTSLDQVIAANPGKTPISMLQEYCTKNDKTPQYELVKSEGQAHLPSFTFRATVGEVNCTGQGQSKKAAKHKAAAAVLNVLNGGTPQDSLYDGISYVLSDPEPITSSKQPQNPPNPIGTLQELVVRKGWRLPDYTIAEESGPAHKKEFTMICKVEKFVETGCGTSKKLAKRDAAEKMVAKLQNIPAGWKRVDEFNTDDISLISGGKWDGSRGNMLACTWDLLRNSSGEKINQLKRSPLSIPNTDYTQMLAEVVEEQGFDVTYLDIDELTVNGQYQCLAELSTRPVTVCHGTGISRGNAHNDAAHNALQYLKIMAGRN, from the exons ATGTCTGAGGAAAGGTTTACAGCCGCGTCCAAAAGGAGCTCTGGAGGCACCAG TTTGGATCAAGTGATTGCAGCAAATCCTGGAAAGACTCCTATCAGCATGCTGCAGGAATATTGCACAAAGAATGATAAAACCCCCCAATATGAGCTTGTGAAATCTGAGGGTCAAGCCCACCTGCCGAGTTTCACCTTCAGAGCAACAGTGGGAGAAGTGAACTGCACAG GCCAGGGTCAAAGCAAGAAGGCTGCAAAACACAAAGCAGCAGCAGCTGTTCTTAATGTTCTGAATGGAGGAACTCCGCAAGACTCTCTATATGATGGCATAAG CTATGTTTTGTCAGATCCAGAACCTATTACTTCCTCAAAGCAGCCACAAAATCCTCCCAACCCTATTGGTACACTTCAG GAATTGGTTGTGCGGAAAGGATGGAGACTGCCAGATTACACCATTGCCGAAGAATCAGGCCCTGCTCACAAGAAAGAGTTTACAATGATTTGCAAGGTAGAAAAATTTGTTGAAACAG GTTGTGGTACTTCGAAAAAATTGGCAAAACGAGATGCTGCAGAAAAGATGGTTGCCAAACTACAGAATATTCCTGCAGGCTGGAAGAGGGTAGATGAGTTCAATACTGATGACATTTCATTG ATATCTGGAGGTAAATGGGATGGTTCAAGGGGAAATATGTTGGCATGCACCTGGGACCTGCTAAGAAATTCATCTGGAGAAAAAATTAACCAACTGAAGAGGAGTCCACTCAGCATTCCCAACACTGACTACACACAGATGTTGGCAGAAGTGGTGGAAGAACAAGGATTTGATGTCACCTACCTGGATATAG ATGAGCTGACTGTGAATGGTCAGTATCAATGTTTGGCTGAACTCTCAACTCGGCCAGTTACTGTATGCCATGGTACTGGAATTTCTCGTGGTAATGCTCACAACGATGCTGCCCACAATGCACTACAATATTTGAAGATTATGGCTGGAAGAAATTAA
- the fkbp7 gene encoding peptidyl-prolyl cis-trans isomerase FKBP7, with translation MERHGAWLFCSLLCTVVFNHVCAKAEEEVKIEVVYRPENCHQKSKRGDALNAHYDGFLAKDGSQIYCSRTENEGHPKWFILGIGQVIKGLDIGMVGMCEGEKRKLIIPPSLGYGAVGKGNIPPNSTLIFEAELYSVRRGPRSMESFHSIDLDSDRKISRDELQIYLNGEFKRDTRNQDPFYKERVLTDIFQKNDRDGDGYISAREYNIFQHDEL, from the exons ATGGAGCGACACGGCGCCTGGCTGTTCTGCTCGCTGCTTTGCACTGTCGTCTTTAATCATGTTTGCGCGAAGGCAGAAGAAGAAGTGAAGAtagaagttgtgtacaggccagaAAATTGCCATCAGAAGAGCAAGCGCGGAGATGCGCTGAATGCACACTATGATGGTTTCCTGGCGAAGGATGGATCGCAGATTTATTGCAG TCGCACAGAAAATGAAGGCCATCCCAAGTGGTTTATACTTGGTATCGGACAAGTAATAAAAGGATTAGACATTGGTATGGTTGGCATGTGTGAAGGAGAAAAAAGAAAATTAATTATACCACCTTCACTGGGATATGGAGCAGTTGGCAAAG GTAACATTCCCCCCAATTCAACCCTGATTTTCGAAGCTGAACTCTATTCAGTAAGACGAGGACCTCGAAGCATGGAATCTTTCCATTCTATTGATTTGGACAGTGATCGAAAGATTTCCCGTGATGAG TTACAGATTTATTTGAATGGAGAGTTTAAGAGAGATACTAGGAACCAAGATCCTTTCTACAAAGAGCGTGTCCTcacagatatattccaaaaaaacgaTCGTGATGGAGATGGCTACATTTCTGCCAGAGAGTACAATATTTTTCAGCATGATGAGCTGTAG